One genomic region from Xenopus laevis strain J_2021 chromosome 2L, Xenopus_laevis_v10.1, whole genome shotgun sequence encodes:
- the cela1.2.L gene encoding chymotrypsin like elastase 1, gene 2 L homeolog precursor, translating into MLRLLVLAALVLCGQCSDIRFIEDNERVIGGSEASRNSWPWQISLQYSSSGSWYHTCGGSLIRANRVMTAAHCVDRAVSYRVVVGDHNIYQNDGTEQYISVSRIVKHANWNPNNIAGGYDIAVLHLASSATLNSYVKLAQLPADGAVLGHNYNCVVTGWGKTSNNGNLASALQQAPLPVVAHATCSSGSYWGSTVKSTMVCAGGDGVRSGCQGDSGGPLNCPVNGVYQVHGVTSFVSSSGCSTYLKPTVFTRVSAYIGWINNNI; encoded by the exons ATGTTGAGGCTCCTCGTACTCGCTGCTCTTGTCCTTTGTG GACAGTGCTCCGATATCCGTTTCATTGAAGACAATGAGCGTGTGATTGGAGGAAGTGAAGCAAGCAGGAATTCTTGGCCATGGCAG ATTTCTCTCCAATACTCGTCTAGTGGCAGTTGGTACCATACTTGTGGGGGTTCCCTAATCCGTGCCAACAGGGTGATGACAGCTGCTCACTGTGTGGACAG GGCTGTTTCTTACCGTGTGGTGGTGGGAGATCATAATatttaccagaatgatggcacAGAACAGTACATCTCAGTATCAAGGATTGTGAAACATGCCAACTGGAACCCTAACAATATTGCTGGAGG ATATGATATTGCTGTCCTACACCTGGCCTCCAGTGCAACCCTCAACAGCTATGTGAAACTTGCCCAGCTTCCCGCTGATGGTGCTGTCCTGGGCCACAACTACAACTGTGTGGTAACAGGATGGGGCAAAACTAGCA ACAACGGCAACCTTGCGTCCGCACTCCAGCAGGCCCCTCTGCCCGTGGTAGCCCATGCAACCTGCTCCAGTGGCTCCTACTGGGGAAGTACAGTTAAATCCACCATGGTGTGTGCTGGTGGCGATGGAGTCCGTTCAGGATGCCAG GGAGATTCTGGCGGCCCTCTCAACTGCCCTGTCAACGGTGTATACCAAGTTCATGGTGTGACCAGCTTTGTCTCCTCCTCTGGTTGCTCAACATACCTGAAGCCAACAGTGTTCACTAGAGTTTCTGCTTACATCGGATGGATCAATAAT aACATCTAA
- the cela1.3.L gene encoding chymotrypsin-like elastase family member 1, protein MLRLLVLAAFVLCGHCSSDVSYMEDNQRVIGGSEVARNSWKWQISLQYLSGGSWYHTCGGSLIRANRVLTAAHCVDMVTSYRVVVGDHNIYQNDGTEQYISVSKIVQHANWNRNNVAAGYDIAVLHLSSSAALNAYVQLAQLPSDGAVLANNYACIITGWGKTSNNGSVASVLQQAPLPVVAHATCSTSSYWGSTVKSTMVCAGGDGVRSGCQGDSGGPLNCPVNGVYQVHGVTSFVAAAGCNTYLKPTVFTRVSAYIGWINANI, encoded by the exons ATGCTGAGGCTCCTTGTACTTGCTGCTTTTGTCCTTTGTG GACATTGTTCCAGTGATGTGAGCTACATGGAAGATAATCAGCGAGTGATCGGAGGAAGTGAAGTGGCCAGGAATTCTTGGAAATGGCag ATCTCTCTCCAGTACTTGTCTGGCGGCAGTTGGTACCATACCTGTGGGGGCTCCCTGATCCGTGCCAACAGAGTCCTGACAGCTGCTCACTGCGTGGACAT GGTCACTTCCTATCGTGTGGTGGTGGGAGATCACAACatttaccagaatgatggcacAGAACAATACATCTCAGTATCAAAGATTGTGCAACATGCCAACTGGAACCGAAACAATGTTGCCGCTGG GTATGATATTGCAGTGCTTCATCTGTCCTCCAGTGCTGCCCTCAATGCTTATGTTCAATTGGCCCAGCTGCCCTCTGATGGTGCTGTCCTGGCCAACAACTATGCCTGCATTATTACTGGATGGGGCAAAACCAGCA ACAATGGTTCAGTTGCCTCTGTACTCCAGCAGGCCCCTCTGCCCGTGGTAGCCCATGCAACCTGCTCCACTAGCTCCTATTGGGGAAGTACAGTCAAGAGCACCATGGTGTGTGCTGGTGGTGATGGAGTCCGTTCCGGATGCCAG GGTGATTCTGGTGGACCTCTTAACTGTCCCGTCAACGGTGTGTATCAAGTTCATGGTGTCACCAGCTTTGTTGCTGCCGCTGGTTGCAATACATACCTGAAGCCTACAGTGTTCACTAGAGTGTCCGCTTATATTGGTTGGATCAACGCT AATATATAA